In Streptomyces sp. NBC_01381, the sequence GGTAGAAGACCGCCAGGACGATCATGGTCCCGGCCAGGCAGAGCGCGCTGTGCACGGACTTCTTCATGAGGATGGTGCACAGGGCGCCGATCACGGCCACCGTGCCGAGCACCCAGAACTGGACGGCCTCACCGGTCGACGTGGTGTAGGCGGCAAGCTCGCTCATCCTGCCGCCCCTTCCGCATCGGGGGCCTTCTCGCCCTTGCTGACGGCCACTTGGGGGACCGTGCCGGGCGCGGCCTCGGTCACCAGGCCGCGGTAGTAGTCCTGCTCGTCCGTGCCCGGGAAGATCGAGTGCGGCGACTCGACCATGCCTTCCTCCAGGCCGGCGAGCAGCTGCTCCTTGGTGTAGATGAGGTTCGCGCGGGTGCTGTCCGCCAGCTCGAACTCGTTCGTCATCGTCAACGCGCGCGTGGGGCACGCCTCGATGCACAGGCCGCACAGGATGCAGCGGGCGTAGTTGATCTGGTAGACGCGGCCGTACCGCTCGCCCGGGGAGTAGCGCTCCTCCTCGGTGTTGTCCGCGCCCTCCACATAGATGGCGTCCGCGGGGCAGGCCCAGGCGCAGAGCTCACAGCCGATGCACTTCTCCAGGCCGTCCGGATGGCGGTTGAGCTGATGCCTGCCGTGGAAGCGGGGAGCGGTGGTCTTCTCCTGCTCCGGGTACTGCTCGGTCAGCCGCTTCTTGAACATGGCCTTGAAGGTCACGCCGAAGCCCGCGACGGGGTTCTGGAACCCCTGCTTCGATTGGTTCGACTCGTGGGTCGAGTCCTCGTTCGGCTCAGCCATCGGACGCCTCCTTTCCGTCACTTTGAGTATCCGGCCCACCACTGACAATCAACTCCCGCTCCTGGCGCGAGCGGCGGCGCGGCACGGGCGGCAGGGTCTGTCCGGGCAGCGGCGGGACCGGGAATCCGCCCGCCATCGGGTCGAAGCCGACCGGCTCTTCCTGGACCGCCGCTTCCTTCTCGCGTTTGTCGCGGAAGATGTCGACGACGACGGAGAGCAAGAGCAGTGCGATGACTCCGCCGCCCACATAGAGCGCGATC encodes:
- the nuoI gene encoding NADH-quinone oxidoreductase subunit NuoI, which codes for MAEPNEDSTHESNQSKQGFQNPVAGFGVTFKAMFKKRLTEQYPEQEKTTAPRFHGRHQLNRHPDGLEKCIGCELCAWACPADAIYVEGADNTEEERYSPGERYGRVYQINYARCILCGLCIEACPTRALTMTNEFELADSTRANLIYTKEQLLAGLEEGMVESPHSIFPGTDEQDYYRGLVTEAAPGTVPQVAVSKGEKAPDAEGAAG